In Cryptomeria japonica chromosome 10, Sugi_1.0, whole genome shotgun sequence, a genomic segment contains:
- the LOC131060656 gene encoding uncharacterized protein LOC131060656, which produces MPWEPAAQGSPASNDMNAKHSSLMEDYLQLQDEFAALKDRLQAAKMTKATLNAEVRFLRLRLEKLKRSPSDLGEKEINSVIMPFNSLTAYRSKAVSGAVMPEPSSHSPMNNSPGTTEIPVFRELLRTNGSEELIKRNPVNEHSGLVSAPKISALRNTTNVFSITMAGKRKVSWQDEISLKCN; this is translated from the exons ATGCCGTGGGAGCCAGCGGCGCAGGGGTCGCCGGCTTCCAATGACATGAATGCGAAGCATTCGAGCCTTATGGAGGATTATCTTCAACTCCAAGAT GAATTTGCAGCACTGAAGGATCGGCTGCAGGCAGCTAAGATGACCAAGGCAACTCTGAATGCAGAAGTGAG ATTCTTAAGACTAAGGctagagaagttgaagagaagtcCTTCAGATCTCGGAGAAAAAGAAATCAATTCTGTGATTATGCCCTTCAATTCATTGACTGCCTACCGCAGTAAAGCTGTTTCTGGAGCAGTTATGCCAGAACCTTCTAGTCATTCTCCTATGAAT AATTCTCCTGGTACAACAGAAATTCCTGTTTTCAGGGAGCTACTAAGGACCAATGGTTCTGAAGAACTCATCAAGCGAAATCCTGTCAATGAGCACTCTGGATTGGTCAGTGCTCCGAAGATCTCCGCTTTAAGGAATACTACAAATGTGTTTAGCATCACAATGGCAGGAAAGAGAAAAGTCTCATGGCAAGATGAGATTTCTTTGAAGTGTAACTGA